The segment GAAACACAAGGGTTTTTCAAATATGGCTAGAAGCGTCTAAAGTATGCAACAAATTCCATAATTTGTGAgttgtaaaaccaaaacaaacagctgaaTGGACCTTAAACCTAGAAATCTTAAGTCAAAGCATTTGCattaataatttgttttctctagtaaaataaaacattatcagTTTATTGCTTACCTTCTCCATTAAACTGACTGCAAGTCAAGAGTCGACTTctgaacttttcattttctttaagcatttttgaaattactttccaAACCTTAAGCCAGACTTTGGACTGAAAGATAAAATTGAACTTTCTCAGTGAAGTGTATAAGAAGTTTGCATTAAAACATCTATAGGGCAGAACTTTGAATTCTCCAGCATTACTATGAAGTCCAACTGGTTTTTTGTTGAGGACTGGGGAGGAGGGATATATATGTGGGATATACTGGAAGAATCACCTCTATTTAAAAGTCAAAATCCAAAAATTACTCCATGATTTTCCACATGAGATATCCTCCTCCTTTCTTGCCTAGAACTTGTGTTTATCCAGGCCTTGTGAAGTGCCCTTCTAGATAAGAAGACCTTACGAAAATGTGTGTAGAGTCATTAAACTCTCTTCAAAGTCATccaaaatggggggaaaaaaaaagattgcttatTTTTTCCAGGAGCAAAAGCTTTCCCATGTAATCCCTCAACAGCAGCATAAATCAGACACCATGCTGAGATTCCAGAATAGCAATGGCCTTGCCTATTTCATAGCAAATCCATATTAAACTCTTTTATAGACATTGATGATGCTTATTTTAGAGGCATAAAGCTCCATCTATAGTGGGCACATTTCAAACTTGTGCAGTGAAAATATTAAACTGGAACTGTTGACAAAGGCATTCAGAGAGGCAGCCTCACCAATATAAATGGCTGTTAACATGCTAACGTTATGACTTTTGCTGGACCCCATCCGTGAAACTAGTTTAAATCTAAAGATAATTCCTTTCTCATGGACATTTATTGCTAAAACATAATACATATTCCTCATTCTTTTTGAAGACTCTTTAATGTACTAGAAGAGCGATATTATAGTATGTTATTAGCCATTCCTCTGAAGTCAGTAgtattttgctggttttaaatcAAATATCTGTGACATTACTGTATTACAGTCTAGCTGATTACTTGTACTTCACACATTACAAAATCTCATAATGAGTTACTGTTTTAATAAATGtgccttttaaaatttcaagCATTTGTTGAACTACTGAACAGGAACAGAGATACATTTGTGAAACAGAAAGTAATTTCTTATTGCTACTAGTATGGTGTTAATACCTCTGTTTCTTGCCTTCACTTATTTGTAACCTGTGGGATTTCTTTGcttaaaagagaagaggaagaggagctgcagagattttccttgctgggtttcaCCCAGCAAGGTGTGCGGCACCCTGGCCCCAATCCAGCAAAGCATTTCAGCACAGGCTGTAAGTCGACAGCATACTCTCATTTTTCAAGGTAAGCGCACACTTAAGTGCTTTATTGAATGAGAGCCAGAATTTTAAAGCCTCCAGAGAGGGAAAAtaataccatttttcttttctgtaagtaaGGTTTTCAGTAACAGACTACCAATTCAATCTTTTAATCTCCCTCACACTCTCACATAGACAGAACAAGCAGGAAGTGTTTTTCTCAAATGCAAAGGCAGCTAATTCAGCTCCCACGTtttatacctttttcttctttcgtTGAATTACTTTATCAACATTTCTTGAAGGGAAGGGAAAGTCAAAGGTGTCAGGCTCTCGAAGGTCACCTAGGAAGAGAGTTTAGAAAGCATACAATATATTCCCAAGGAAGCTGTAGATCTTCCAGGGGGATACTTATTTCTGGTCCCAGCAGGTTACAGGATATCAGCCCTTTCATCGTGCTATCGCCTTGCTTATTTTCTCCATTATAACCATGGGGAAAGTAGGAGTCCCTCcacaaaacagatttcaaaactgCACAGCAACCAAAAATTAAGACAACAGGCTTCTAGGCAAtacaaaatagcttttaattccctctttttccccttgctaTGGCAGCTACTGAAATTTTGCCTGAGCTCAAAGAGGAAATGGTGAGTAGACTGAGGCAAGAAACTGGACAAATCACCTCTGCtagcactgaaaaacagaagcaagaaGGGCAGGTTGATCTTGTGGACTCAAGACACATAACCGCAAGGAGGAAGGACTCAAGTAAGTTCCCAGCAGGGTGAACACAGCGGCtttctggggagctgctggacaGGTGGGAGATGGCCTGAGCTCAGCAAAAGGGTGACCTATGTGGGGATGCTGAACGTGGTCACAGCCGTGGGCTcatcccctgccacagcagggatTCAAGCAAACCAGCATCCTCCAGGCCACCACAGCCCCACCACCAGCTACCCAAGGCAGCCACATCACAGGGGCAAGGCTTCCAATTACCAACAGTCACAGGCTGCCTCCGAGCCACAGGCTGGCATCACTTGGATAATAATCCAGCAGAACTGGTGCTTTTAATTACAGACTAATGTTAACATTTCACtttgtcatctttaaaaaaaatggcttttaaggaggagggaaaaaaattcaagaaaattaaaacatctcAAGAGCAACAAGTTAGTAAAATTCAGGACCACCCCATGTGTGTCACCCATCATTTCCAGCTCACACCCCGGCTGCTTCTCCAGAAGCCAGGTCATGTTCTCCATTTTCACTCCATTTCATCCTGTGCAGCAGAACTATGTTTCATAACAGATCACAACCAGTGGAAAACTGCctaatcttttttgtttgcttttataaaaaaaaggcACCCACACCCATGCCCATCCCAACTTTCTTTGGTcccaaacacaaagaaagcaaTTTAAGAAACATCTTCAGGCTGTCACAGCAACGagggagccagcagcacagtggctcCCTGGTTAGGCAGGAATCTCCTGAGAAGAGGCAGAAGGGACCCAGAGCAGCCCTGTTGGACATATAGCTTATTTTTGGCCTTACTGCTCCCAcagaaagggatggggaaggctgCACTGCAGGCAGCCACCTCACCTTCCAAGATGGAGACACTGAAGGTCAACACTGTAAGAGTTTGgggcaaaaatattaaatttttccCTCATGTAAGTTTAACACCATGTTCCACCTCCTGCCTAAATACCCAGTCCAACTGTACTGGgcatattaacaaaaaaaaatcgtGTTTGCCCCTCAGTGAGCCCAGTCTGATTGCAAGTGAAGACTCTAGGGGGACAGTAGCAGCAACGCGCTGCGGGGAAGCGGTTTCCCACCAGAAGAGGAGGACATCgtgggggctcagccctgccacaCAGGGGTCCCTGGGGCTCAGCAACACGTACCGTGGCGGTGGCTGACAGGCTTCACCACGCCACAGCTCCCCACCGCCTGCGCCCTGCCACCGGCGGCAGACGGCCCAGGGCTGGCCTTGTCTCCTGGTACCGGGGCAGCCCTCAGTCCCCCGGCGGGGCTCGGCCAGGAAAGCGGGGGCCTGGCCTCGTCCCCCTCAGCCTGCCGGCACCCCCTGCCATAGCGGATGACAGAGCCACAGCGGTGGGAGCCAAAGGTGTTGACGTAAACGAGTTGCATGCGTGGCTTGCCCCGGCTGCGGCCAGGCTCCATCTTGTGGCGGGGCAGGACGGCGGTGAGGACCCGCTGAGGGAGACCTGAGGAGAGTTGGGAGCTCGGGAGGGCGGGCGGCCCGGCTGCCACACTGTGTGGGGTGCCGGCCCCCACTGCCCCTTCCTCTTGTGTGGGCATTGGGGGGGGGCGGCCTGCAGAGCACCCCTCCTGCCTTGTCCTCTCTGGTCGCCACCGTCCTGTTGCAGTGGGGTGGATGgtgaaaaagggagaaataaCTGTTTTCTGGGCAGGAAGGAACAACGAGCTGAGTGCAGAATAGGAGCAGGCCTTGTACCACACCACTGTCTGTCTCTCAGGCACACACGGTAGTAACCTGCTCCACAAGGCTGCTTTGGGCCAGTATTAGTAAGGATTTAGCACAAAGTATGCTGCCTGAAGTCACATATTGATATATTTCATGCAAGTTATTCATAAACTGACATAGGGGACTCATGTATTGTCTGTCTCTCCTGCAATTTACAGATGAGGAACAAGTGACATCTTGTTGATGCAGTTCCTGCATTGATATAATGAATTTTCACACCAGTGTATCCAAAGAGCTTACCTGCTAGTGCACGTGGGGGTGGCTCCAGCCACCCAGGGAACAACATTTATGAAACATTAAATACCTGTTGTCATTTTGTCCCTCaagcagcagcaggcacacaTGTGCGCTGTGTGACACTGAGAGGACGCCCATGGCAGTCGGGAGTCCTTCCCATGGAGATGTTCCACAGAGACGTGCCCCTGTGCAGCAGCGGGTTTGAGTTACGGCCAGTGACAAGTGGGATTTCTCAAACCACTTAAGAGCACAAGCCCCATTGATTTTTGCTTTGGCACTGAAATACTGTTCCTTATTATTTCCCAGAGTTTCAGCACACTTGGCTGTTCAGAGGAGGGAAAGCATTACGACTTAGAAAGAATAAATTctacagaaagactttttttcctcttattgtTTTAGCAGCACCAGCAGTATGAATGGTGCTGACAATTTGTCGCCCTTGCGAAGGGAGCTGAAAAAACCAGAAAGCGAACTGGAGTCTTTCCCCAGCCAGCCTTCGGAGGAGGCTGAGAGTCCTCAAGGTCTCCAGGGCtgctgtccccttgtcccctgggcagggcagggtgctgtGCAGACGGACCCCACGAGGTGGCAGCCTTACCTACCGAACCAGGCTCCGTCCCTGCTCCGGCAGCGACCTGGCACGGAGGCGGGGAGCCCAGGGCGCGGAAAAAACCCACAGCGCTCTTCTGCGAAGTATCCCAGGATTTCCAGCTATTTTATACACTGtctgaaaaaggcattttgtgtACGCagctgaaaaagaggaaaacgaCGTCCAGAGGCACAGCGTGACAGTTTGCCAGAGTCATTTGTTATTTCCCAATGCTAAAGGGGCGTCTACCACAGGCTCCAAAGCATAGGGACTGAAAAGAAGGTCACAGATAGGATACAATCACCGAGTCAGTAGCCTTGAGATCAACTGTGATCTCATAAAAAGAACACAAACGCCAGAgactccctcctcctctgcaaagACCTGAGCTACCAAATTGGCCTAGTGAGGTAGCAGCCAGCGAGTTCAATGGGGGGGTATTAAGCCCAGAGAGAGAACACCGAATAGCTTCATTAAAAACTGATCCTGGAGTGCAAACTTTGTCATGTCCATTAATCCCAAAGCCCTGTAGAGAAAGCACTCCTTTTGCTGAAATACACAAGTCTCAGtccacaccacaaaaaaacatgGAACACGTGCACATAAACCTAACCAGTGCCATTTTCATTCCATGACTGTCTTCACGCTGCGCTTGAACACTTGATGCTGTATCTTCCTGACCAGGAGTTCCCTCTGCCACCTGGGAGGCTGCTTCCTTCCTATGGCCCCGTCAGGGCATCAGGGCTACCAAATCAGTGGTTTTATCAGCATCTGTATTTACAGAATATGCTTCCACCCTACTCATACAAGTACACATGCCTTGTTTGGCACATTTTGTCCACTTTTCCCAACAGCACGTTGCCAGGACCttgatttcaaaagcaaattcaGCTCAGGTCCCTTTTAGGATCTATCGTTACCAACAAAAATCAATGCCACCTAAAATCTATGAGCGGTCTGCAGAACTGGAAAATTCAGCTCTTTTATCTGCCACTGTTCTTCATCCTCCTTTCCACAATGTGTGAACTGACTACCAGCTAGCCACCATCTCTGTATTTGTCACTTTGAACAAACATCTCAGTTTTTCACCACATCTTCAACTGTCTAGTTAAAAATAGACCAGATTCTAGCTTTCAGTCTGCACCTCATCACGCTGTTTGTTTTATTGTCATACGTCAGCTTCTCCAGCTCAGAACTTGCATTGTTTCCTGAATTCTATTGTTGCAGTTTTACTTTGGCCAAGTACGCATCATCTTCTGTTAACCTTGACTGCTGTTGTAAAAAAAGGTAGGATTTGGTGGTAGCAAGCCTGCAGCTTATgccaaggaggaaaaggaaggaaggagccgATGGGACATTGCTGCACGCCCATTTAGTGATTCCCCAATTCTCTAGTGATTCCCCGCAAAAAGGAAACTCCTTCTGCTGTTAGGGATTTGTTTTTCTATGAGGGTTCTTTGCAATGGAGTTCAAGTATTCACATGATTCGATGTAATTCAGGAAAGGCAGGTTGCTTATTAAGTATTACATTATCTTGATCAGCTGCAAATTGTGAATTCATCTGAAATACGAATCTTAACACTGTTAACAGGGATTTTTACGTGGAAAGTATGCTAATTCTGACATCAGCTACAGTCAAACCTTGTTAATTATACCCTCAGCAATAGCACAAACAATTACTGTGTCTCCtttgttttcacagaatatttAATAAGAGTCGCTGGAGTGAGGTATTTTATTAGAATGCGGTTACTTTACAGAATACACTGGGGACCATTTATTAGTACAACTAGGAatcattataaaaacaaaactcaCCACTTTTGGTAAATCGAAGGAATGCATTATGCCTTCAGTTTTTGCTTACTTATAAAATTTCATAATTTACAATGGATCTCACAGTCAATTATGCAAGCAACAACACAGCACAGCAGAGAGATAAAATGGCCAGCTGCCATTTTAACACACCTGCATTTCATATTAATGAACCTGCATATCTCAGATTGCTTTACAAAACATACGTGTGGGAATCGCTTCATCCACACCAGTCATAAGGAGAGGtgtattttcccatttctccatGTTGTGCATAAAAATATTTAGCGGACTATAAACTAAGTTTGTTACATAAAAGCCTGAGCCTCCCCTTGAGAGATTTTCAAATCACTGAGAAGATCCATAGGCTTTATAATCAAAATCCAAGTCAATGAGACTGAAACCCTTGGCTTAGAAGAACTTTATGTTACAGTATTTAAATAGAGATTGCCAATCTGAAATAAAACTATGGGGGAACTCAAAAGGGCAAAATAATCGCTGAAAATAACACCAGAATTAAACAGCCTTATTTCTGGGAAAGATTTATAGTCAAGTAGATACAGCAAAAGGCAGGCAAGGACTTCAGCTTCTCTGATttcatttttccacaaaaatgtgCAAGTTACTGGTATTTAATGAGGACATCCTTTGTTTCCAAATGAGAGACAGTAAAACTTTACCTTGGTTCTTTCAAATTTCAGGCTGCGAGGACTATATTAAATGTTACCCCGTTATTCTGAGGAATGTGCAGTTAGACCCTATGCAAACGCACAGACGAGGCAGTTCAGTCCTACCTGCGATAAACCTCTGGATGCTATTTTCTCACATCCTGGAAGGATACTGGTTCAGTAGGGGATATAAAAACCAAAAATCACTAAATCACCCTCAGATTCAGCAGTAATGTAGGTCTTCCAAAACTATTTGTCCAAGCGCAGAAAGCTCACATTTTCTTAGCCTCTCTTCTGAAGTCTAACATGATCTCAGGCCAAAGTGTGCTGCAGGCTAATGTTATCACCAATACATCTGTCTGCATATACGAGACAGTCCTATTTAACTACAGTATAAATACCACTGAACGTACTCATTCCTCAGCAGTAAGATCCTGAACATTCACTCCCTCCCTACCCCCAGAGACATAAGGATGCTGCCAGGAAAGGAACAGAGCAGGGCTTCTGTCTCCAAGGattgctggctctgcagagaaaaCTGAAGCACTCACTGCTTTGTTCTGCCATCACATTCCTCCAAAGACATCCATCCCCCTGTAAAAGCAACCCTTGAGCAAATTTTCTTGCCACTAACTGAAGAGCTGAGTTGATTCTGCCAGTGTGTACAGAGCAACATCTGCCTGTGAACAGCTGGCCCACTGAAGCAAAGCTGGGGGCTACTGCCTGCTGCTTACAATGAGAACGTTCctcaaaaaccttaaaaaaatcacatttaactcactgaaagaaaattcagaaacacTTGGCATGCATGTACTCCATACACAAACCAGTACTGGGCATGTGCTTAAAGCGACAAGCACTGTCTTGAAAAATGACACTTTGCTAAATTGACAACTTAATGCTTTCACATGCAGAGCAAGGCATAAACAACCACTAAGCAAACTGATCCCGGTTCATGAGTCAGCAGCAGTGCAAGATGGTGATTTAGATTGAGCAAACATTTTCTCAAACGTTGGGATGGAAAAGGTTGGCGgagactttggtttttttaaaggtattgctCTACGTGTGAATTGCTACCCTTCCACAGATTACAAAACTGCGTTAAGAGTTACTAAGGCACACAGCGTGTGTCAGCTGCAGCTACACTGACGCTCTGCCATTTAGGTAAAATCAATGTTCTTCACTCACATGAAAAGTAAAGCAATTCACCCAACCATACAGTTTTGGGATAAAAAAAGGCCACATAGCTGACAGCGATAAAACTAAGTCCATTTCGAACTTTAAGattaatgcaaaaccaaaaatgtGTTCTTGCTGTTACCCTTTACCTGCATTGTGTTCAGAGGATTTAATCTCAGCTTTTACAACTCaccaaaattaaatttcagaaagaaaaacacaatcaAACACAGACCTTATGTATTTCCATATTTTATGTATACAAGGAGGACTGAGAACTTTTGACTAGCAAATTTTGTGAAGGAACCTTACCAGGATAGTACTGCACTATGGTCTGCCAAGCTCCACGAACGAGGTGACTGGGGGAGCTTCTCTTAGTGATAGATAtgttcaaataaattaatatttagtaTCAAATTGTCTCTCTGACAAGCCCTATAAAAAGTCAGCAAATTACAGTTCATGTGTCATGAAAACAGGTGATATCTGATAGCATTAATCAGAGCATCAAGTTTCAGAAAGACTTTCTCCCCATCTTAAATGGGGAGTTCAGTAATGTATTTAGAGCACTCAttcaacccccccgcccccttcaaTTTCTATGACTGCAAAGACAGCTGCAAGTGTATTCTTATCCCAGAGGCTGTTTTTCACACTGACAGACTGAATCAGCTTATTTTACACAGAGGAAGAGATGTCAGTGTTTTTTCCTCATCTATCCTTTCTGAGGCTATTATTTGTCTTAGATTTCCTGTAGGCAAGCAATGTGCATTTTGGACCGCGGCTGAGCGGGCTTTCACAGCGCTGAATAAACAGCAGCTGGAGAATTGGGACAGACAGTAGAAACTGCCCAACAACGACCTGACAGCTAAGAGACTCTCTTTAAAATATACCTCAGCCTTTAAATCTGTACTAGATGAGGGATATCCATCTCCACCCAAACGTAGTTTCTTCACTGACGTGGAATGTAGCAGTTCATTTAGTGGAAGTAGCACCCAAGAGAAAGCTGGTGGCTGACTGCGGTTGATGAGCAGTTTGCACTGAAAGAAAATAGTTGAGATTCATGTACTGTGGAAATTCTGAAATTCCACCCAGCAGGCACACCTCCATCTTCTGGAGTCTGCCTGTAGCCTTTATTTATAGTTTCAGGACAAACTGAAACCCAAAAGGGATTTGTTATATCATCTTTCCTAGAAAGTTACTTCTCAGCAATTCAGAATCAGCCAAGGCCATCAGTACCAAGAGtgattattttcagttttgaacgCTCCAGACTTCTGGCATTT is part of the Rissa tridactyla isolate bRisTri1 chromosome 11, bRisTri1.patW.cur.20221130, whole genome shotgun sequence genome and harbors:
- the C11H5orf47 gene encoding uncharacterized protein C5orf47 homolog, whose product is MEPGRSRGKPRMQLVYVNTFGSHRCGSVIRYGRGCRQAEGDEARPPLSWPSPAGGLRAAPVPGDKASPGPSAAGGRAQAVGSCGVVKPVSHRHGDLREPDTFDFPFPSRNVDKVIQRKKKKSKVWLKVWKVISKMLKENEKFRSRLLTCSQFNGEGNDLNQSSQNEASYLDREESIFGWV